A part of Paludisphaera rhizosphaerae genomic DNA contains:
- a CDS encoding YcxB family protein produces MVEAATDDDARGDAVGSAWFWNDEGEFAASIRAQAIAINRVAGTWAFRSFVIAYGHFLILMGLLFITNWSADRPDQRWRLAQLVILAFGLVMTALGGWIVYVRFYGYRRRMRNVFRDAPAAGLHLHYTFTPARLVSHSDKSDASNDWSVFVSAVEVRDGYILISAHRRSTWIPKHALEPPFDVPAASAFLRSKIARYRVVDRALRRSSPIRRPLKPSDVPSQAGPNPVVGVASFPIDREEFTRASRASLTAFRPWHRSRSRELLFFGFWHLLLVLGLYETFKRPATPDDRILGSLAPVLAASAAFVLWLGLYGVPRLIRASLRRYPLIGEEFTFTFTHERFISHNRLVDTSIDWSFVHSVVEFADGFFIRLKRFPGGYWVPDHALRAPFDHQQAAAFLRSRGVKYRVIDRAVGRGA; encoded by the coding sequence ATGGTCGAGGCTGCGACGGACGACGATGCCCGGGGCGACGCGGTCGGCTCGGCCTGGTTCTGGAACGATGAGGGCGAATTCGCCGCCTCGATTCGCGCCCAGGCGATCGCGATCAATCGGGTGGCGGGCACCTGGGCCTTCCGTTCGTTCGTGATCGCCTATGGGCATTTCCTCATCCTGATGGGGCTGTTGTTCATCACCAACTGGTCGGCCGATCGCCCGGACCAGCGCTGGCGGCTGGCCCAGTTGGTGATACTGGCCTTCGGCCTTGTGATGACGGCCCTGGGCGGTTGGATCGTCTACGTTCGGTTCTACGGCTACCGCCGAAGGATGCGAAACGTCTTCCGCGACGCCCCGGCGGCCGGGCTGCACCTGCATTACACCTTCACGCCGGCGCGGTTGGTCTCGCACAGCGACAAGTCGGACGCGAGCAACGATTGGAGCGTGTTCGTCAGCGCCGTGGAGGTTCGCGACGGCTACATCCTGATTTCCGCGCATCGGAGGAGCACCTGGATCCCCAAGCACGCGCTGGAGCCGCCGTTCGACGTCCCGGCCGCTTCGGCCTTCCTGAGGTCGAAGATCGCCAGGTATCGCGTGGTCGACCGCGCCTTGCGTCGCTCGTCGCCGATCAGGCGGCCACTCAAGCCGAGCGACGTTCCGTCCCAGGCAGGCCCGAACCCGGTCGTCGGCGTGGCGTCCTTCCCCATAGATCGGGAGGAATTCACGAGGGCCTCGCGGGCGTCATTGACAGCATTCCGGCCGTGGCATCGTTCGCGATCCCGAGAGCTGCTGTTCTTCGGCTTTTGGCACCTCTTGCTGGTGTTGGGGCTCTACGAAACGTTCAAACGGCCGGCGACGCCCGACGACCGAATCCTGGGTTCGCTCGCCCCCGTCCTGGCGGCGTCGGCGGCGTTCGTCTTGTGGCTGGGACTGTACGGCGTTCCTCGGCTGATCCGCGCCTCGCTCCGAAGGTACCCCCTGATCGGCGAAGAATTCACCTTCACGTTCACCCACGAACGTTTCATCAGCCACAATCGCCTGGTCGACACCAGCATCGATTGGTCGTTTGTGCATAGCGTCGTCGAGTTCGCCGACGGCTTCTTCATCCGGCTCAAGAGGTTCCCCGGCGGCTACTGGGTCCCGGATCACGCCTTGAGAGCCCCCTTCGACCACCAGCAGGCCGCCGCCTTCCTGCGATCGAGGGGTGTGAAATACCGCGTCATCGACCGCGCCGTCGGGCGGGGGGCTTGA
- a CDS encoding alpha/beta hydrolase family protein, with protein sequence MPRIVMVHGIDNQNEGEDLIRSSWIDALAGGLRLVDREDLADRLKLPSTDPSRIDVRVAFYGHLFRAPDVQGDPADLDDLTPAQAATAEALAAEWLGRVAERAPAESPSAVQAERALAMTRNSELVQGAGNLLRATINTLARFPFFARPTLWLAERTVITTLRQVTLYLTEPALRKQIRGIVLGRVDDDTTILIGHSLGSVVAYECAHRLPAPLPLLTTIGSPLGLRTIVTERLDPSPSFPPLVQSWLNHANLEDVVAAEPDLTPLFGRDVPAASRLTCSHYQEAGNAHRSETYLGREIIARAVAEALR encoded by the coding sequence ATGCCGCGAATCGTGATGGTGCACGGGATCGACAACCAGAACGAGGGTGAGGACCTGATCCGGTCCTCCTGGATCGACGCCCTGGCCGGCGGTCTCCGCCTGGTCGACCGCGAAGACCTGGCCGACCGACTCAAACTGCCGTCGACCGACCCCTCGCGGATCGACGTCCGCGTCGCCTTCTACGGCCACCTCTTCCGCGCCCCGGACGTCCAGGGCGATCCCGCCGACCTCGACGACCTAACCCCCGCCCAGGCCGCGACCGCCGAGGCCCTGGCCGCCGAGTGGCTCGGGCGCGTCGCCGAACGGGCCCCGGCCGAGAGCCCCTCCGCCGTCCAGGCCGAGCGGGCCCTCGCCATGACTCGCAACTCCGAACTCGTGCAAGGGGCCGGCAACCTCCTACGGGCGACGATCAACACCCTAGCCCGGTTTCCCTTCTTCGCCCGCCCGACATTGTGGTTGGCCGAGCGGACGGTCATCACGACCCTCCGGCAGGTCACCCTCTACCTGACCGAACCCGCGCTCCGCAAGCAGATCCGGGGCATCGTCCTGGGCCGCGTCGACGACGACACGACCATCCTGATCGGCCACTCGTTGGGCTCCGTCGTCGCCTACGAATGCGCCCACCGCCTGCCGGCCCCGCTCCCCCTGCTGACGACGATCGGCTCCCCCCTGGGCCTCCGCACAATTGTCACCGAGCGTCTTGACCCATCCCCATCGTTCCCGCCTCTCGTCCAGAGCTGGCTGAACCACGCGAACCTCGAAGACGTCGTCGCCGCCGAACCCGACCTGACCCCTCTCTTCGGCCGGGACGTCCCCGCAGCCTCCCGCCTGACCTGCTCGCATTACCAAGAAGCCGGCAACGCCCACCGCTCCGAGACCTACCTTGGCCGCGAAATCATCGCCCGCGCCGTGGCCGAAGCGCTGAGATGA
- a CDS encoding alpha/beta hydrolase family protein: MSRMPKERMDKALEQRKTISEEDLAKVKALAGMVKMPRSFLFKDPDEYGMKDWYALAIPSDDGTPLEAWYIPAKGGESDKLVIFNHALPMCRAGYPGHMGEPWSNFIEPVEIDFVIQYKHLTDAGYNVLTYDFRNHGQSGAANGGICGVGQWEWRDCVGVKKYVDNHPRLSKMTVALYSQCLGGVSQYAAIAKRPELFENVTCMCSPLVPNMSSVFENLSEKQGIGQYQELIDLEIMKLGGFPAVDMSGALWAHHVSLPVLMWQLRDDAVIKNPQDAQRTFDLLSSKDKELYWLEGTTKRFEDGYNWFGRNPGKVLAFLEKHMK, encoded by the coding sequence ATGAGTCGCATGCCGAAAGAGCGGATGGACAAAGCCCTCGAACAACGGAAGACGATTTCCGAGGAGGACCTTGCCAAGGTCAAGGCGCTTGCCGGCATGGTCAAGATGCCGCGGAGCTTCCTCTTCAAGGACCCTGACGAATACGGCATGAAAGACTGGTACGCCCTCGCCATCCCGTCGGACGACGGCACGCCGTTGGAGGCCTGGTACATCCCTGCGAAGGGCGGAGAGAGTGACAAGCTGGTCATTTTCAATCATGCCCTTCCGATGTGCCGCGCGGGATACCCTGGGCACATGGGCGAGCCCTGGAGCAACTTCATCGAGCCGGTCGAGATCGACTTCGTGATCCAGTACAAGCATCTGACCGACGCCGGCTACAACGTCCTGACCTACGACTTTCGCAATCATGGGCAAAGCGGCGCGGCGAACGGTGGGATCTGCGGAGTCGGCCAGTGGGAATGGAGGGACTGCGTCGGCGTGAAGAAGTACGTCGACAATCACCCCCGCTTGAGCAAGATGACGGTCGCTCTGTACAGCCAGTGTCTTGGCGGCGTTTCGCAGTACGCCGCCATCGCCAAGCGGCCGGAGTTGTTCGAGAACGTCACGTGCATGTGCAGCCCGCTGGTGCCCAACATGTCGTCCGTTTTCGAGAACCTGTCGGAGAAGCAAGGCATCGGCCAGTACCAGGAACTGATTGACCTCGAGATCATGAAGCTTGGTGGATTCCCCGCGGTGGACATGTCTGGTGCTCTCTGGGCGCACCATGTCTCGCTGCCCGTCCTGATGTGGCAACTCCGCGACGACGCGGTCATCAAGAACCCGCAGGACGCGCAGAGAACCTTCGACCTCCTGTCGAGCAAGGACAAGGAACTCTACTGGCTCGAGGGAACGACCAAGCGGTTCGAAGACGGCTACAACTGGTTCGGCCGAAACCCTGGCAAGGTGCTCGCCTTCCTCGAGAAGCACATGAAGTGA
- a CDS encoding VOC family protein: protein MAEAQKCGLPTITPHLVVKGGAEAIEFYKKAFGAVERMRMPWPGPDGVEKIGHAELEFGDSLVMLADEFPEHGSIAPAAGGASVVIHLMTPDVDATYAKAVEAGATAVMPPADMFWGDRYGKLVDPFGHHWSVATHIEDVSPEEMKKRMDAMMASAGEGCS, encoded by the coding sequence ATGGCCGAGGCTCAGAAGTGCGGGTTGCCGACGATCACGCCGCACCTGGTGGTGAAGGGGGGCGCGGAGGCGATCGAGTTCTACAAGAAGGCGTTCGGGGCCGTGGAGCGGATGCGGATGCCCTGGCCGGGTCCTGACGGGGTCGAGAAGATCGGCCATGCGGAGTTGGAGTTCGGCGATTCGCTCGTGATGCTGGCCGACGAGTTTCCCGAGCACGGCAGCATCGCGCCGGCCGCGGGCGGGGCGAGCGTCGTGATCCACCTGATGACGCCCGACGTCGACGCCACGTACGCCAAGGCCGTCGAGGCCGGCGCGACGGCCGTCATGCCCCCCGCCGACATGTTCTGGGGCGACCGCTACGGCAAGCTCGTGGACCCCTTCGGCCACCACTGGTCGGTCGCCACCCACATCGAGGACGTCTCCCCCGAGGAGATGAAGAAGCGCATGGACGCCATGATGGCCAGCGCCGGCGAAGGCTGTTCCTGA
- a CDS encoding alpha-1,2-fucosyltransferase: MISFSKLGNYGRLGNQLFQYAYLRTLARRLGTKFYCPTWDGDAIFELNDGDERAVEPVGITGFYDQDPQAGYSPEALEVGDGAEIQGFFQSEKYYDDPAAVRSWYTFREPIVAEAMDKYGLLPLADFTSFSLRLDSDYENIREYLPRYPRSYYERADRRLGGTSPLLIFADRPDLAREYLADYPTHGREVVFAEGLSGPAQLYLMTRCGANILTNSTFAWWGGWLNSTPGARIVAPSHWNRPGIPIPIRDILCDSWIKVPGTVPVWDHLYFWRIRHPSIIVTKIQEKLGLRQAAWK, translated from the coding sequence ATGATCTCGTTTTCCAAGCTGGGCAACTACGGGCGCCTTGGCAATCAGTTGTTCCAGTACGCCTACCTACGGACCCTGGCCCGGCGGCTGGGGACGAAATTCTACTGCCCGACCTGGGACGGCGACGCAATTTTCGAACTGAACGACGGCGACGAACGCGCGGTCGAGCCCGTGGGGATCACCGGGTTCTACGACCAGGATCCCCAGGCCGGCTACTCGCCCGAGGCGCTGGAGGTCGGCGACGGCGCCGAGATCCAGGGCTTCTTCCAGTCCGAGAAGTACTACGACGACCCGGCCGCCGTGCGGTCGTGGTACACCTTCCGCGAGCCTATCGTCGCCGAGGCGATGGACAAGTACGGCCTATTGCCGCTGGCCGACTTCACCAGCTTTTCGCTCCGGCTGGACTCCGACTACGAGAACATCCGCGAGTATCTCCCGCGCTATCCGAGGTCGTACTACGAGCGGGCCGACCGCCGGCTGGGGGGGACGTCGCCGCTCCTGATTTTCGCCGATCGCCCCGACCTGGCTCGCGAATACCTGGCCGACTATCCGACGCACGGCCGCGAGGTGGTCTTCGCCGAGGGCCTTAGCGGCCCGGCGCAGCTCTACCTGATGACCCGATGCGGGGCGAACATCCTCACCAACTCGACGTTCGCCTGGTGGGGAGGGTGGCTCAACTCCACGCCGGGCGCCCGGATCGTCGCCCCCTCGCACTGGAACCGGCCGGGGATTCCTATCCCGATCCGCGACATCCTCTGCGACTCCTGGATCAAGGTCCCGGGGACCGTCCCGGTCTGGGACCATCTGTACTTCTGGCGGATCCGCCACCCGTCGATCATCGTCACCAAGATCCAGGAAAAGCTCGGCCTGCGTCAGGCGGCCTGGAAATGA
- a CDS encoding superoxide dismutase family protein, whose product MTIHRGAAVLALCGLVGIGAQARAQHAETKKAAPGITKAVAVLVPTKNSKVEGRVTFTEDGGKIKVHAVITGLTPGKHGFHVHQFGTWSEDGMATGGHFNPTEDKHADVTAAMRHVGDLGNITADESGKATLELEDSHLSFHGANSIIGRGVVVHEKADDFVTQPTGAAGGRLAVGTIAIAQPTP is encoded by the coding sequence ATGACGATTCATCGAGGCGCCGCGGTGCTGGCTCTTTGCGGCCTGGTCGGGATCGGGGCTCAGGCCCGCGCCCAGCACGCCGAGACCAAGAAGGCGGCTCCCGGAATCACCAAGGCGGTGGCCGTCCTGGTTCCGACCAAGAACAGCAAGGTTGAGGGTCGGGTGACCTTCACCGAGGACGGCGGCAAGATCAAGGTCCACGCCGTGATCACCGGCCTGACCCCCGGCAAGCACGGCTTCCACGTCCACCAGTTCGGCACGTGGTCCGAGGACGGCATGGCCACCGGCGGCCACTTCAACCCGACCGAAGACAAGCACGCCGACGTCACCGCCGCCATGCGACACGTCGGCGACCTGGGGAACATCACCGCCGACGAGAGCGGCAAGGCGACCCTCGAACTGGAGGATTCGCACCTGTCGTTCCACGGCGCGAACTCGATCATCGGCCGCGGCGTGGTCGTCCACGAGAAGGCCGACGACTTCGTGACCCAGCCCACCGGCGCCGCCGGCGGCCGCCTGGCGGTTGGCACCATCGCCATCGCCCAGCCCACGCCCTGA
- a CDS encoding dTDP-4-dehydrorhamnose 3,5-epimerase family protein, giving the protein MSEETIQYVDGPIEGVEIRRLKMYSDKRGWLIEIFRNDELAKDRWPVMTYISSTLPGVARGPHEHVDQTDGFGFVGPSDFKLYLWDARPDSPTYGNRHVEVMGESNPAAVWIPPGVVHAYRNVGEVSGLVLNAPNRLYAGEGKKEPVDEIRHEEADPPKFILD; this is encoded by the coding sequence ATGTCCGAAGAGACCATCCAGTACGTCGACGGCCCCATCGAGGGCGTCGAGATCCGCCGCCTCAAGATGTACAGCGACAAGCGCGGGTGGCTGATCGAGATCTTCCGCAACGACGAACTGGCCAAGGATCGCTGGCCGGTGATGACGTACATCTCGTCCACCCTGCCGGGCGTCGCTCGCGGACCCCACGAGCACGTCGACCAGACCGACGGCTTCGGCTTCGTCGGCCCTTCCGACTTCAAGCTGTATCTCTGGGACGCCCGCCCGGATAGCCCGACCTACGGCAACCGCCACGTCGAGGTCATGGGCGAATCGAACCCCGCCGCCGTCTGGATCCCCCCCGGCGTCGTCCACGCCTACCGCAACGTCGGCGAGGTCTCCGGCCTGGTCCTCAACGCCCCCAACCGCCTCTACGCCGGCGAGGGCAAGAAGGAACCCGTCGACGAGATCCGCCACGAAGAAGCCGACCCGCCGAAGTTCATTTTGGACTGA
- a CDS encoding TetR/AcrR family transcriptional regulator, which produces MPADGEPSPSRRPRADAERNRVRLLADAKAVFAEKGAAASLEEIARRAGVGIGTLYRHFPTRDALIAAVYRNEIEQLIAAAERLAAEAPPVEALREWMLLFVDYLGTKHGMSEVLKSVAGGPSEIYAAFSARITETIGTLVERASGKTSPDLEPLDLLRALAGVAHAGSGPDGKRAAQRLVDILVAGLLAQNQAEPAPIKPPARRRGR; this is translated from the coding sequence ATGCCCGCCGACGGTGAACCATCCCCCTCGCGCCGACCGCGCGCCGATGCGGAGCGGAACCGCGTGCGGCTGCTTGCGGATGCGAAGGCCGTCTTCGCCGAGAAGGGGGCGGCGGCGAGCCTGGAGGAGATCGCGCGGAGGGCCGGCGTGGGGATTGGCACGCTCTACCGCCATTTCCCGACCCGCGACGCGCTGATCGCCGCCGTCTACCGGAACGAGATCGAGCAGCTCATCGCGGCGGCGGAGCGGTTGGCCGCCGAGGCGCCGCCGGTCGAGGCGCTCCGGGAGTGGATGCTGCTGTTCGTCGACTACCTCGGGACCAAGCACGGCATGTCCGAGGTTCTCAAGTCGGTCGCCGGCGGACCGTCCGAGATCTACGCCGCGTTCAGCGCCCGGATAACTGAGACCATCGGGACGCTCGTCGAGCGGGCTTCCGGCAAGACCAGCCCAGACCTTGAACCCCTCGACCTCCTGCGAGCCCTGGCGGGCGTGGCCCACGCCGGCTCCGGCCCGGACGGGAAGCGGGCCGCTCAACGTCTCGTGGACATCCTCGTCGCCGGGCTGCTCGCGCAAAACCAGGCCGAGCCCGCCCCGATCAAGCCCCCCGCCCGACGGCGCGGTCGATGA
- a CDS encoding tetratricopeptide repeat protein, whose amino-acid sequence MAGRRVLIIGSQNEALGRLSFLPRVAERLHALMTTGPGDCVGVELKDRPAGLLIDPTVDVMKDAIRAAVQQTAAAGDSLVVGYVGHGVFSNGRFYLMPLKSVEPKPGGAVDIARFLGDCLLDHTGGRGVTVLIDACHAGEGVKQAMKDWADGVQQQHAFELLTATDDRVTAGAPLFHTLVKVLERGAPESEAGARLRCRDVYRRLDTEHYPARLVESGADLNLGRNNAKDPGDVFWNWKGSPSSPVILQRTLYFQPTAELRRLVAASEADPVVYLSGAAGTGKSTLASALVRPELTEGAVPEGFVQAIAIINAQTTEVDLARDLEKQLQRTVPGFAGAVDEFQRSGPREDPDYVSLKIVGPLGFLPAGWSVRIVLDGFDQLSEIMRKTVSEALAARPPALRLIVTAHPETPGFPDARRLALESTPADDLEAYLNSRRVPSPARKAILGKSAGQWLVTELLADAVLGDPDIDLARLHDTIEEAYAKRLSQTTGGSAAVWRQRFGPVLSLLAVAGPGPLLPLPLLVHALASLEGPSGKDDVLTVLDVLGGLVVRRDAATPAEHAGLFHATLAEYLLSRSAADAGFHIDIPAAHRAMTAAINALAPRTKRLVDDPLHRYAFLREPHHLWEVGDVDQAYNSLFHRESNIPRENLGRWEEWLARFSESLNSDDRRVLMLRGHIAGWTRRCGDARGALALFEALLLDQERVLGRDHPDVLRTRNNIASLMGSYGNAWGALASFAALLPDQERMLGGDHPDVLTTRNNIAAWTGWCGDAWGALTLFAALLPDRERVLGRDHPDTLTTRGNVAGWTGSCGDARGALALFEALLPDQERVLGRDHPDTLRTRNNIAALTGSCRDARGALALFAALLPDRERMLGRDHPDVLTTRNNIASWTGRCGDARGALALFAALLPDRERVLGRDHPDTLNTLGFVGVYSILTGSEADGCRWLREGLNRSLDRFGPEHQLVRTFQDVIQQYGCGLE is encoded by the coding sequence ATGGCTGGTCGCCGGGTCCTCATCATCGGCTCGCAGAACGAGGCCCTCGGGAGGCTGAGCTTCCTCCCGCGCGTCGCCGAACGTCTGCACGCCCTGATGACGACCGGCCCGGGAGATTGCGTCGGCGTCGAACTCAAGGACCGCCCCGCAGGGCTGTTGATCGACCCGACCGTCGACGTGATGAAAGACGCGATCAGAGCGGCGGTCCAGCAGACCGCCGCAGCCGGCGATTCACTGGTCGTGGGATACGTCGGGCACGGCGTCTTCTCCAACGGCCGGTTCTATCTGATGCCTCTCAAGTCGGTCGAGCCGAAGCCCGGCGGAGCCGTCGACATTGCGCGGTTCCTCGGCGACTGCCTGCTCGACCACACGGGCGGCCGGGGCGTGACCGTCCTCATCGACGCCTGCCACGCGGGCGAGGGCGTCAAGCAGGCGATGAAAGACTGGGCCGATGGCGTCCAGCAACAGCACGCCTTCGAGTTGTTGACCGCGACCGACGATCGCGTGACGGCCGGCGCTCCGCTCTTCCACACGCTCGTCAAAGTCCTCGAACGCGGAGCCCCCGAGTCCGAGGCCGGCGCTCGCCTCCGCTGCCGCGACGTCTACCGGCGGCTCGACACCGAGCATTACCCGGCGCGACTCGTGGAGTCCGGTGCCGATCTCAATCTCGGCCGCAACAACGCCAAAGACCCCGGCGACGTCTTCTGGAACTGGAAGGGGAGCCCCTCCAGCCCCGTGATCCTCCAGCGGACGCTCTACTTCCAGCCCACCGCCGAACTCCGCCGATTGGTCGCGGCGAGCGAGGCCGACCCGGTGGTTTACCTGAGCGGCGCGGCGGGGACCGGCAAGTCGACGCTGGCCTCAGCCCTGGTCCGCCCCGAACTGACCGAAGGGGCTGTCCCCGAGGGCTTCGTCCAGGCGATCGCTATCATCAACGCCCAGACGACCGAGGTCGACCTCGCCCGCGACCTGGAGAAGCAGCTTCAACGCACCGTTCCCGGCTTCGCGGGGGCCGTCGATGAGTTCCAGCGTTCGGGACCCCGGGAGGATCCGGATTACGTCAGCTTGAAGATCGTCGGGCCGCTCGGCTTCCTTCCTGCAGGATGGTCTGTTCGAATCGTGCTCGACGGCTTCGACCAGCTTTCCGAAATCATGAGGAAGACGGTCTCGGAAGCCCTCGCCGCGCGGCCGCCGGCGCTCCGGTTGATCGTCACGGCGCATCCGGAGACGCCGGGTTTCCCCGACGCCCGCCGCCTGGCGCTGGAGTCGACCCCGGCGGATGATCTGGAAGCGTATCTCAACTCGCGGAGGGTCCCGTCCCCGGCGCGGAAGGCGATCCTTGGGAAGTCGGCCGGCCAATGGCTGGTGACGGAGCTACTCGCCGACGCCGTGCTCGGCGACCCTGATATTGACCTAGCCCGCCTGCACGACACGATCGAAGAGGCCTACGCCAAACGCCTGTCGCAGACCACGGGCGGCTCGGCTGCGGTCTGGCGCCAGCGTTTCGGGCCCGTTCTGTCCCTCCTTGCCGTCGCCGGTCCCGGGCCATTGCTCCCCCTCCCCTTGCTCGTCCATGCTTTGGCGAGTCTGGAAGGACCCTCAGGCAAAGACGACGTTCTGACTGTGCTCGACGTTCTCGGGGGCCTCGTCGTCCGCCGTGACGCCGCCACCCCCGCAGAGCACGCGGGTCTTTTCCACGCCACCCTGGCGGAATACCTCCTCAGCCGATCCGCCGCCGACGCTGGCTTCCACATCGACATCCCCGCCGCCCACCGAGCGATGACCGCGGCCATCAACGCCCTCGCCCCCCGCACGAAGCGGCTCGTCGACGACCCGTTGCACCGCTACGCGTTTCTCCGCGAGCCGCACCACCTCTGGGAAGTCGGGGACGTCGACCAGGCGTACAACAGCCTTTTCCACCGAGAGTCCAACATCCCGCGGGAGAATCTCGGCCGGTGGGAGGAGTGGCTGGCGCGGTTCTCGGAATCTTTGAACAGCGACGACCGACGGGTTCTGATGCTGAGGGGACATATTGCCGGCTGGACGAGGCGGTGCGGGGACGCGCGGGGGGCGTTGGCATTGTTCGAGGCGTTGCTGCTGGACCAGGAGCGGGTGCTGGGCCGCGACCACCCCGACGTCCTGAGAACCCGCAATAACATCGCCTCATTGATGGGGTCGTACGGTAATGCGTGGGGGGCGTTGGCGTCGTTCGCGGCATTGCTGCCGGACCAGGAGCGGATGCTGGGCGGCGACCACCCCGACGTCCTGACGACCCGCAACAACATCGCCGCCTGGACGGGATGGTGCGGGGATGCGTGGGGGGCGTTGACGCTGTTCGCGGCGTTGCTGCCGGACCGGGAGCGGGTGCTGGGCCGCGACCACCCCGATACGCTGACCACGCGCGGCAACGTCGCCGGCTGGACGGGGTCGTGCGGGGACGCGCGGGGGGCGTTGGCATTGTTCGAGGCGTTGCTGCCGGACCAGGAGCGGGTGCTGGGCCGCGACCACCCCGATACGCTGAGGACCCGCAACAACATCGCCGCCTTGACGGGGTCGTGCAGGGACGCGCGGGGGGCGTTGGCGTTGTTCGCGGCGTTGCTGCCGGACCGGGAGCGGATGCTGGGCCGCGACCACCCCGACGTGCTGACGACCCGCAACAACATCGCCTCCTGGACCGGGAGGTGCGGGGACGCGCGGGGGGCGTTGGCGTTGTTCGCGGCGTTGCTGCCGGACCGGGAGCGGGTGCTGGGCCGCGACCACCCCGATACGCTTAACACATTGGGGTTCGTGGGGGTCTACTCAATCCTCACCGGAAGCGAAGCGGATGGATGCCGATGGCTGCGAGAAGGGCTGAACCGATCCCTCGACCGTTTCGGACCGGAGCATCAGCTAGTGCGTACGTTTCAGGATGTCATCCAGCAATACGGCTGTGGTCTGGAGTGA
- a CDS encoding SDR family NAD(P)-dependent oxidoreductase has product MSGPFHAESTTDEVLAGVDLSGKRVLVTGVSAGLGVETARSLAAHGAQVVGAVRDLAKAKQATAHVAAEAANGGGLELIELDLASLASVRACADALMADGRPIDVVIANAGVMATPLSRTADGFEMQFGTNHLGHFVLVNRIAGLIPEGGRLVNVSSAGHRFSDVDLDDPNFEHTEYEPWAGYGRSKTANILFAVEFDRRCRSRGVRAAALHPGGIQTELARHIDGKAIEERINQINAQLAAEGRPPFRFKTIPQGAATSVWAGFVADADEVGGRYCENCHVSDFTDMPTSAMSEGVRPYALDPERAKALWAKSEEMVGEKF; this is encoded by the coding sequence ATGTCTGGACCTTTCCATGCCGAGTCGACCACGGACGAGGTTCTCGCGGGCGTCGACCTGAGCGGCAAGCGGGTGCTGGTGACGGGCGTCTCGGCCGGGCTGGGGGTGGAGACGGCCCGTTCGTTGGCGGCGCACGGGGCTCAGGTGGTCGGCGCGGTCCGGGACCTGGCCAAGGCGAAGCAGGCGACCGCCCACGTGGCCGCGGAGGCGGCGAACGGCGGGGGCCTGGAGTTGATCGAGCTGGACCTGGCCTCGCTGGCGAGCGTCCGCGCCTGCGCCGACGCCCTCATGGCCGACGGCCGGCCGATCGACGTGGTGATCGCCAACGCCGGCGTGATGGCGACGCCCCTGTCGAGGACGGCCGACGGCTTCGAGATGCAGTTCGGCACGAACCACCTGGGGCATTTCGTCCTGGTCAACCGGATCGCCGGGTTGATCCCCGAGGGCGGCCGACTGGTGAACGTCTCGTCGGCGGGGCATCGGTTCTCCGACGTGGACCTGGACGACCCGAATTTCGAGCACACGGAGTATGAGCCCTGGGCGGGCTACGGCCGGTCGAAGACGGCCAATATCCTGTTCGCCGTCGAGTTCGATCGCCGATGCCGCTCGCGAGGCGTGCGGGCCGCTGCGCTCCATCCGGGCGGCATCCAGACCGAACTGGCGCGGCACATCGACGGCAAGGCGATTGAGGAGCGGATCAACCAGATCAATGCTCAGTTGGCTGCTGAAGGCCGGCCGCCTTTCCGGTTCAAGACCATCCCGCAGGGGGCCGCGACCTCCGTCTGGGCCGGCTTCGTCGCCGACGCCGACGAGGTCGGCGGCCGCTATTGCGAGAACTGCCACGTCTCGGACTTCACCGACATGCCCACCAGCGCCATGAGCGAGGGCGTCCGCCCTTACGCCCTCGACCCCGAACGCGCGAAAGCCCTCTGGGCGAAGAGCGAGGAGATGGTGGGCGAGAAGTTCTGA